From Selenomonas ruminantium AC2024, a single genomic window includes:
- the queF gene encoding preQ(1) synthase: MMRNKEQEDITLLGKKKVKYHYDYCPEILETFQNRHPENDYWVKFNCPEFTALCPITGQPDYATIYISYVPKEKMVESKSLKLYLVSFRNHGDFHEDVVNVIMKDLVKLMEPKYIEVWGKFLPRGGISIDPYANYGQPGTKFEELAWRRFAEHDMVAMDKVDNR, encoded by the coding sequence ATAATGCGAAACAAGGAACAAGAAGATATCACATTATTGGGCAAGAAGAAAGTCAAGTATCACTATGACTATTGTCCGGAGATTCTGGAGACTTTCCAGAACCGTCATCCGGAAAATGATTACTGGGTGAAGTTTAACTGCCCGGAATTTACAGCGCTGTGCCCCATTACGGGACAGCCGGATTACGCGACAATCTACATCAGTTATGTGCCCAAAGAGAAGATGGTGGAGAGTAAATCCCTGAAACTGTATTTAGTGAGTTTCCGCAATCATGGGGATTTCCATGAGGATGTTGTCAATGTCATCATGAAGGACCTCGTGAAGTTAATGGAGCCCAAGTATATCGAAGTTTGGGGCAAATTCCTGCCGCGTGGGGGTATTTCCATTGACCCCTATGCCAATTATGGACAGCCCGGTACCAAGTTCGAGGAACTGGCCTGGCGCCGTTTTGCCGAGCACGATATGGTGGCCATGGATAAGGTGGACAACCGCTAA
- a CDS encoding Fic family protein, translating to MLYESLYHIYYKSPADWEKEYSQRFHSAAARHLPVSISQYGRQQEHPAFFCYTEEIALLQDKIMNGFHQFTQTAGRLPPMAMPLYLHTCLIDEIKSSNDIEGVRSTRKEIIDALNRPVQERSSLRLGNLVSQYEKIIDGAKLNLNSSQDIRRLFDDFIYDEIKREEPHNLPDGKIFRRDSVDIVSASQKTVHRGLYPEAKIIAYMDNALAILNDDTLPIFIRVAIFHYLFGYIHPFYDGNGRLSRFITAYYLTQRLHPAVALGLSVLIKNQRSKYYKLFTITDADCNRGDLTPFITGMLEFSVEALQNTSYALQEKLANYESCLPKLTKLDLPNKTTNHLCDLLLQGTIFSPHGLSMKDLQKYLDKSENTIYAHLKKIPAELLLVDSRTKNYLYKLRYTHSQE from the coding sequence ATGCTTTACGAATCTCTTTATCATATCTACTATAAAAGCCCAGCTGACTGGGAAAAGGAATACAGCCAACGCTTCCACAGCGCAGCAGCACGTCATTTGCCTGTCAGTATCAGCCAATATGGCCGCCAACAGGAGCATCCTGCTTTTTTTTGCTACACGGAAGAGATTGCATTGCTGCAGGACAAAATCATGAATGGATTTCATCAATTCACACAAACTGCAGGCAGACTGCCGCCTATGGCAATGCCCCTCTACCTTCACACCTGCCTGATTGACGAAATTAAGTCCAGTAATGATATCGAAGGGGTACGCAGTACCCGCAAGGAAATTATAGATGCCCTTAACCGTCCTGTACAGGAACGTTCCTCCCTACGGCTAGGGAACCTTGTCAGCCAATACGAAAAAATTATAGACGGTGCAAAACTTAACCTCAATAGCAGCCAGGATATCCGTCGCTTATTTGACGATTTTATCTATGACGAGATAAAGCGCGAAGAACCACATAATTTGCCCGATGGCAAAATTTTCCGCCGTGACAGTGTAGATATCGTGTCCGCCTCCCAGAAAACCGTCCATCGCGGACTCTACCCCGAAGCCAAAATCATCGCATATATGGATAACGCTCTTGCCATCCTCAATGATGACACCCTCCCTATCTTCATCCGCGTGGCGATTTTCCATTACCTCTTCGGCTATATCCATCCCTTCTATGATGGTAACGGCCGCCTGTCCCGCTTTATTACCGCCTATTATCTGACACAGAGACTCCATCCAGCTGTTGCTTTGGGCCTATCTGTGCTAATTAAGAACCAACGCAGCAAATATTATAAGCTCTTTACCATCACCGATGCCGACTGCAATCGCGGCGACCTGACCCCCTTTATCACCGGCATGCTGGAATTTTCCGTAGAAGCCCTGCAAAACACCAGTTATGCTTTACAGGAAAAACTTGCCAACTATGAAAGCTGCCTGCCTAAGCTGACAAAACTCGACCTCCCCAATAAAACCACCAATCACCTCTGCGACCTGCTCCTGCAAGGCACAATCTTCTCTCCCCATGGTCTTAGTATGAAGGACTTACAAAAATATCTGGACAAAAGCGAAAACACTATCTATGCCCACCTAAAAAAAATTCCTGCTGAACTATTGCTAGTTGACAGCAGGACGAAAAATTATTTATACAAGCTCCGCTATACACACTCTCAAGAGTGA
- a CDS encoding succinate dehydrogenase, with amino-acid sequence MFHTTFYVRRLHSLVGLLALGMVLFEHIFTNSMALGGAPALNGALAMMELIPHPIFLGLEIGAIAAPLLFHAIYGIYICLQAKNNPERYGYVRNWQFALQRWTAWFLVVFLVWHIFYLRIFTKGIAGVPISYELLQNYFVANPVYAVLYILGMFAAIFHFCNGITTFCMTWGIAKGPRVQNVISALSMGLCAVLCLVTLAFMGSYFVM; translated from the coding sequence ATGTTTCACACAACTTTTTACGTGCGTCGTCTGCATTCACTAGTGGGCCTCTTGGCGCTGGGCATGGTGCTCTTTGAGCATATCTTCACCAACTCCATGGCTCTTGGCGGCGCTCCTGCACTTAACGGAGCCCTGGCAATGATGGAGCTCATTCCGCATCCGATTTTCCTCGGACTGGAAATTGGTGCAATCGCAGCACCGCTGCTCTTCCATGCCATCTATGGCATCTACATCTGCCTGCAGGCTAAGAACAATCCGGAACGCTATGGCTATGTCCGCAACTGGCAGTTCGCTCTCCAGCGCTGGACGGCTTGGTTCCTGGTAGTGTTCCTCGTATGGCACATCTTCTACCTGCGTATCTTCACCAAAGGTATCGCTGGCGTGCCCATTTCCTATGAACTTCTGCAGAACTACTTCGTAGCAAATCCTGTTTATGCCGTTCTCTACATCCTCGGTATGTTTGCTGCCATCTTCCATTTCTGCAATGGTATCACCACCTTCTGCATGACCTGGGGTATTGCGAAAGGTCCCCGCGTCCAGAATGTGATTAGTGCACTGAGCATGGGCCTCTGCGCTGTGCTGTGCCTTGTGACCCTGGCATTTATGGGCAGCTACTTTGTGATGTAA
- a CDS encoding pyridoxamine kinase has translation MRRRQKRIALINDITGFGRCSVAVELPLISAMKIQACPLPTAILSVHTGFEHHYLDDYTARMKPYMDSWEKNQLSFDGICTGFLGSVKQIAIVEEFIRRFKQPYTRVMVDPVMGDNGKLYSSYNMEMCAEMRRLLAYADLVTPNLTEACILLDISYPKNGHVTNEELEYMASELASQGPSQVIITGLHGEDSLRNFIYEAGRGKVLTVEKVGGDRSGTGDAFAAIVAGSLINGESLEEAAVKAAEFIKKCLGYAVKLDLPWNYGLPFEEYLRELK, from the coding sequence TTGCGAAGACGTCAAAAACGCATTGCCCTGATAAACGATATAACCGGTTTTGGCCGCTGTTCCGTGGCGGTGGAGCTGCCCCTGATTTCCGCGATGAAGATTCAGGCCTGCCCGCTGCCCACAGCCATCCTGTCGGTGCACACAGGCTTTGAGCACCACTATTTGGACGACTATACAGCGAGGATGAAGCCCTATATGGACAGCTGGGAGAAAAACCAGCTGTCCTTTGATGGTATTTGCACAGGCTTTTTGGGCTCGGTGAAGCAGATTGCCATTGTGGAGGAGTTTATCCGCCGCTTCAAGCAGCCCTATACCCGGGTGATGGTTGACCCCGTGATGGGGGATAATGGCAAGCTCTACAGCTCCTACAATATGGAGATGTGTGCGGAGATGCGCCGCCTGCTGGCCTATGCGGATTTGGTGACGCCAAACCTTACGGAAGCCTGCATCCTGCTGGATATTTCTTATCCTAAGAATGGTCATGTGACCAACGAGGAATTGGAGTATATGGCCAGTGAACTGGCTTCGCAGGGGCCGTCTCAGGTGATTATTACAGGACTGCATGGTGAGGATTCCCTGCGGAACTTTATCTACGAAGCTGGCCGGGGCAAGGTGCTCACGGTGGAAAAAGTCGGGGGGGACCGCTCCGGTACTGGAGATGCCTTTGCTGCCATCGTGGCCGGCAGTCTTATCAACGGGGAATCCTTAGAGGAAGCCGCTGTCAAGGCTGCGGAGTTTATCAAGAAATGTTTGGGCTATGCGGTGAAACTGGATTTGCCCTGGAATTATGGTTTGCCATTTGAAGAATATCTTAGGGAGCTGAAGTAA
- the yqeB gene encoding selenium-dependent molybdenum cofactor biosynthesis protein YqeB yields MKHLVVVRGGGELASGTIHALYRAGFRVLVLEKKEPSATRRRVAFSEAMYRGQAKVERITCYKAKNLIEAKDRLKKGELVMLEDPTARSVKELKPQVLVDAILSHSTNGTTKDMAEHTIALGPGFCAGRDVDVVVETMRGHNLGRLIYEGFSARSQDIQSSTVGESANMEHLIFAPEAGTVDVLSTISLMVKKGEPLAVLHTEDGRDIEIKATIDGVLRGALHRGSKVKKEQKIADIHPTMGQEECFTISDKARCVAGSVLEAVMVWENKRPKRRFFGRG; encoded by the coding sequence ATGAAACATTTGGTTGTTGTGCGTGGCGGTGGCGAATTGGCCAGCGGGACGATTCATGCTTTATACCGGGCGGGGTTCCGGGTGCTGGTACTGGAGAAAAAAGAACCATCGGCCACCAGACGGCGTGTGGCTTTTTCGGAGGCCATGTACCGCGGTCAGGCCAAAGTGGAGCGCATAACCTGTTATAAGGCCAAGAATCTCATCGAGGCCAAGGACCGCTTGAAGAAGGGTGAGCTCGTGATGCTCGAAGATCCGACTGCCCGCAGCGTGAAGGAATTGAAGCCACAGGTGCTGGTGGATGCCATCCTTTCCCATAGCACCAATGGCACGACCAAGGATATGGCAGAGCATACCATTGCCTTAGGCCCCGGCTTCTGCGCCGGCCGTGATGTCGATGTGGTGGTGGAAACCATGCGCGGCCACAATCTAGGCCGTTTGATTTACGAGGGATTTTCTGCCCGCAGTCAGGATATTCAGAGCAGCACGGTGGGAGAAAGCGCCAACATGGAGCATTTGATTTTCGCCCCCGAAGCCGGCACGGTGGATGTGCTGAGCACCATTTCCCTGATGGTCAAAAAAGGAGAACCTTTGGCGGTGCTCCATACGGAAGATGGCCGTGACATTGAGATAAAGGCCACGATTGACGGCGTTCTGCGCGGTGCCCTGCATCGGGGCAGCAAGGTGAAGAAGGAGCAGAAGATTGCCGATATCCATCCGACCATGGGGCAGGAAGAATGCTTCACGATTTCCGACAAGGCCCGCTGTGTGGCCGGTTCCGTATTGGAGGCCGTGATGGTTTGGGAAAACAAGCGGCCGAAACGGAGGTTCTTTGGCCGTGGTTAA
- a CDS encoding Fe-S-containing hydro-lyase: MAEQIRIQTPFTEEMSRKLKAGDAVLISGEIIAARDAAHKAMTEALARGEKLPVDWQNQMVYYLGPTPAKPGDPIGSCGPTTSGRMDAYTPTMLEQGIKGMIGKGSRSKEVVESMKKNGVTYFAAVGGAAALIAKSVKKYEVLAYPELGPEAVARLTVEDFPAIVVIDCEGNNLYETNQAKYRTLKGY, from the coding sequence ATGGCTGAACAGATTCGGATTCAGACTCCGTTTACGGAAGAAATGAGCCGCAAGCTTAAAGCAGGCGATGCGGTACTGATCTCGGGCGAAATCATCGCTGCCCGTGACGCTGCCCACAAGGCAATGACGGAAGCGCTTGCCCGTGGCGAAAAACTGCCGGTTGACTGGCAGAATCAGATGGTTTATTATCTTGGCCCGACGCCGGCAAAACCGGGTGACCCCATCGGTTCCTGCGGCCCGACGACCTCCGGCCGTATGGATGCCTACACCCCGACAATGCTCGAACAGGGCATCAAGGGCATGATTGGCAAAGGCTCCCGTTCCAAGGAAGTCGTTGAGTCCATGAAGAAAAACGGCGTGACTTACTTTGCTGCCGTGGGTGGTGCTGCTGCCCTGATTGCTAAGTCCGTCAAGAAGTATGAAGTTCTCGCTTATCCTGAGCTTGGCCCTGAAGCTGTGGCCCGCCTCACCGTTGAGGACTTCCCCGCTATCGTCGTAATCGACTGTGAAGGCAACAACCTTTACGAGACGAATCAGGCTAAGTATCGTACGCTGAAAGGCTACTGA
- a CDS encoding TatD family nuclease-associated radical SAM protein, with amino-acid sequence MLVYATHKGGRYLPLEESLKEQPEGKRNLYVNITNECNCACTFCLRNMKKMAEESSLWLKKRPTVDELKAALDDVPWEYIREVVFCGFGEPTMQLATLTELLHYVKEQHPELPTRLNTNGLGELEYSREIAADFQGVLDTISISLNASNAERYYELTRAKYGLKSYEAMLDFAEHCKKYVPNVVLTIVDKVEGPEEIAKCQAICDARGLTLRVRPYEDS; translated from the coding sequence TTGTTAGTCTATGCAACCCACAAGGGGGGCAGGTACTTGCCTCTGGAGGAAAGCCTGAAAGAACAGCCGGAAGGCAAGCGGAATCTCTATGTCAACATTACCAATGAATGCAACTGCGCCTGCACTTTCTGCCTGCGCAATATGAAAAAGATGGCGGAAGAATCCAGCCTGTGGCTGAAAAAGCGGCCCACAGTCGATGAGCTAAAAGCAGCCTTGGATGATGTCCCCTGGGAATATATCCGGGAAGTGGTGTTCTGTGGTTTCGGTGAGCCGACCATGCAGCTGGCAACACTTACGGAACTTCTGCACTATGTGAAGGAGCAGCATCCGGAGCTGCCTACCCGCCTCAATACCAATGGGCTCGGGGAACTGGAATATAGCAGGGAAATCGCCGCAGATTTTCAGGGTGTTCTCGATACCATTTCCATCAGTCTCAATGCTTCCAATGCGGAACGCTATTACGAGCTGACCAGAGCCAAGTATGGCCTGAAGTCCTATGAGGCCATGCTGGACTTTGCAGAGCACTGCAAGAAGTATGTGCCGAACGTGGTGCTGACCATCGTGGACAAGGTGGAAGGTCCGGAAGAAATCGCCAAATGCCAGGCCATCTGTGATGCGCGGGGGCTGACCCTGCGGGTGCGTCCTTACGAGGACAGCTGA
- a CDS encoding GGDEF domain-containing phosphodiesterase has translation MRKNNRIPLSPCLRRFRFYFDLLGKTAKDYLFFTDLQENLVMVSPNLANEFDLPGEIMYDFDQYWMPLVHPEERGSYQASIAKVMASKVPCEHNMEYRVKTRKGEYVWISCRGRVGLDRDGNPYMFVGTMSRMAQRNQADEVTGLLNKYQFEHAVKMALAQYRTTGEGGAIMVMGLDNFKIVNETYNRMTGDLVLKRVSDIIGNVIPSELTLFKLDGDEFALIYPGAKEQEVAEIFASVQSALSRPQDIEGHQYFCTASCGTVFYPEAGKDYLVLHKHAEAAMDIAKREGKNRNTIFSKEQYNRWVRSISMRDSIWESVENGCVGFSLFFQPQVSAGDQKLIGAEALLRWKNPKGRMVAPMEFIPILEETKLIIPVGKWVAEQAIKTCKKWRRYVPNFRVSVNMSYEQIKDLSFKKFVEECLERYDMPSDSIVLELTESKIVADWTFINKQFDSFRQMGIAVAMDDFGTGYSSLASLKNLSCDIVKIDREFVKKILENEFDRRLVQYVVDLCHSIGIYCCIEGVEEEAEYELLTKECKADAIQGYLFGHPESVADFEEKFLKLEKEA, from the coding sequence ATGAGAAAGAATAATCGTATTCCCCTAAGCCCTTGTTTGCGCCGTTTCCGCTTCTATTTTGATTTGCTGGGTAAGACGGCCAAAGACTATCTGTTTTTTACGGATTTACAGGAAAATTTGGTAATGGTGTCGCCGAATCTGGCCAATGAGTTTGACCTGCCCGGCGAAATCATGTATGACTTTGACCAGTATTGGATGCCACTAGTTCATCCCGAGGAGCGGGGGAGCTATCAGGCCTCAATCGCCAAGGTCATGGCTTCTAAGGTGCCTTGTGAACATAATATGGAGTACCGGGTTAAGACCCGCAAAGGCGAGTATGTCTGGATAAGCTGCCGTGGCCGGGTCGGACTTGACCGTGACGGTAATCCCTATATGTTTGTGGGAACCATGTCCCGCATGGCTCAGCGTAATCAAGCGGATGAGGTGACTGGTCTCCTGAACAAGTATCAGTTTGAGCATGCGGTCAAGATGGCGCTGGCGCAGTACCGGACAACTGGTGAAGGCGGGGCCATTATGGTGATGGGCCTGGATAATTTCAAGATTGTCAACGAAACGTATAATCGCATGACCGGGGATTTGGTTCTGAAGCGGGTGTCGGATATCATTGGCAATGTTATCCCTTCAGAACTCACGCTGTTCAAGCTGGATGGGGATGAGTTCGCCCTGATTTATCCCGGTGCCAAGGAGCAGGAAGTGGCGGAAATCTTTGCCAGCGTGCAGAGTGCCCTGTCACGCCCTCAGGACATTGAAGGTCACCAGTATTTTTGCACGGCTTCCTGTGGCACTGTATTCTATCCCGAGGCTGGGAAGGATTATCTGGTGCTGCATAAGCATGCAGAAGCGGCTATGGATATTGCCAAGCGGGAAGGCAAAAACCGCAATACGATTTTCAGCAAAGAGCAGTACAACCGCTGGGTGCGCTCGATTTCCATGCGGGACAGCATTTGGGAGAGCGTGGAAAATGGCTGCGTAGGGTTCAGTCTGTTCTTCCAGCCTCAGGTCAGCGCCGGTGACCAGAAACTTATCGGTGCGGAAGCTCTGCTGCGCTGGAAAAATCCCAAGGGCCGCATGGTGGCACCGATGGAATTTATTCCCATTTTGGAGGAAACCAAGCTCATCATACCCGTGGGCAAATGGGTGGCAGAGCAGGCCATCAAGACCTGTAAGAAGTGGCGGCGTTATGTGCCGAATTTCCGGGTCAGCGTCAATATGAGCTACGAGCAAATAAAGGATTTATCCTTTAAGAAATTCGTAGAGGAGTGTCTGGAGCGTTATGACATGCCGTCGGATTCCATTGTGCTGGAACTTACGGAGAGTAAGATTGTAGCGGACTGGACGTTTATCAACAAGCAGTTTGATTCCTTCCGTCAGATGGGGATTGCCGTGGCTATGGATGACTTTGGCACGGGCTATTCTTCGTTGGCCTCTTTGAAGAATCTTTCCTGCGATATCGTCAAGATTGACCGGGAATTCGTGAAGAAGATTCTGGAAAATGAGTTTGACCGCCGTCTGGTGCAGTATGTGGTAGACCTTTGCCACAGCATTGGCATTTACTGCTGCATTGAAGGGGTGGAAGAAGAAGCTGAATATGAGCTTTTGACCAAGGAATGCAAGGCAGATGCCATTCAGGGATATTTGTTCGGCCATCCGGAAAGCGTGGCCGACTTTGAAGAGAAATTTCTTAAGTTGGAGAAAGAGGCATAA
- the sdhA gene encoding succinate dehydrogenase flavoprotein subunit produces the protein MANKPEKKIIVVGGGLSGLMATLKICEDGGKVDLFSYCPVKRSHSLCAQGGMNACMDTKGEHDSIYEHFDDTVYGGDFLADQLAVKGMVEAAPKLVHMFDRMGVPFTRTPEGVLDLRNFGGQKNKRTVFAGSTTGQQLLYALDEQVRRWEVKGGVKKYEFWEFIKIIKNKDGVCRGIVAQNMNSNEIQAFPADVVILATGGPGQVYGRCTASTICNGSAVSAVYQQGAEIGNPEFLQIHPTAIPGSDKNRLMSEACRGEGGRVWVYRKNPQTGEKERWYFLEDMYPAYGNLVPRDVASRAIYKVVVHMGLGMTNPNRVYLDLSHIPADYLERKLGGILEMYDDFVGQDPRKVPMEIFPSIHYSMGGIWVDREHHTNIPGLMASGECDYQYHGANRLGANSLLSATYSGTISGPEALRLARSGKLGDALTAEELEAARQECVAEFDKIRNMNGAENAHQMHHELGDIMYKYVSIERDNNGLKQCMKELHALLKRWDNIGVTDHGNWANQEAMFVRQLRNMIIYAMAITKSALQRDESRGAHAKIVLKSDYDSWDAAKKQAFDEKNGKYHFDAETGRAMTDDGNDDLLFFGRDDEKFMRTTVVSFDAANSEPEVSYREFEHSLIKPRLRNYAVAKKE, from the coding sequence ATGGCTAATAAACCTGAAAAAAAGATTATTGTCGTAGGCGGCGGCCTCTCCGGCCTCATGGCTACGCTGAAAATCTGCGAAGACGGCGGTAAGGTTGACCTCTTCTCTTATTGCCCGGTAAAACGCTCCCACTCTCTGTGCGCACAGGGCGGTATGAACGCCTGCATGGATACCAAGGGCGAGCATGACTCCATCTATGAGCACTTCGATGATACGGTATACGGCGGTGACTTCCTGGCTGACCAGCTGGCTGTTAAAGGCATGGTTGAAGCAGCTCCGAAGCTCGTGCACATGTTTGACCGCATGGGCGTGCCTTTCACCCGTACGCCGGAAGGTGTTCTTGACCTCCGTAACTTCGGTGGCCAGAAGAACAAACGTACCGTATTTGCCGGTTCTACGACGGGCCAGCAGCTCCTCTATGCTCTCGACGAGCAGGTTCGCCGTTGGGAAGTTAAGGGCGGCGTAAAGAAATATGAATTCTGGGAATTCATCAAGATCATCAAGAACAAAGACGGTGTTTGCCGTGGTATCGTTGCTCAGAACATGAACTCCAACGAAATCCAGGCTTTCCCCGCTGATGTGGTAATCCTTGCTACTGGTGGCCCTGGCCAGGTATATGGCCGCTGCACGGCTTCCACCATCTGCAATGGTTCCGCCGTATCTGCTGTTTACCAGCAGGGCGCAGAAATCGGCAACCCCGAATTCCTGCAGATTCATCCGACGGCTATTCCGGGTTCTGATAAGAACCGTCTGATGTCCGAAGCCTGCCGTGGTGAAGGCGGCCGCGTTTGGGTATATCGCAAGAACCCCCAGACGGGCGAAAAAGAACGCTGGTACTTCCTCGAAGATATGTATCCGGCATACGGCAACCTCGTACCGCGTGACGTTGCTTCCCGTGCAATCTACAAGGTCGTTGTTCACATGGGCCTCGGCATGACCAACCCGAACCGCGTATACCTCGACCTCTCCCATATCCCGGCTGATTACCTCGAACGCAAGCTCGGCGGTATCCTCGAAATGTACGATGATTTCGTAGGTCAGGATCCGCGTAAGGTGCCGATGGAAATCTTCCCGTCCATCCATTACTCCATGGGTGGTATCTGGGTAGACAGAGAACACCACACCAACATCCCGGGCCTCATGGCTTCCGGCGAATGCGACTACCAGTACCATGGTGCAAACCGTCTGGGTGCAAACTCCCTGCTGTCTGCTACCTATTCCGGCACGATTTCCGGTCCGGAAGCTCTGCGCCTCGCTCGCAGCGGCAAGCTCGGTGACGCTCTCACCGCAGAAGAACTCGAAGCAGCCCGTCAGGAATGCGTTGCTGAATTCGATAAGATTCGCAACATGAACGGTGCTGAAAATGCACATCAGATGCACCATGAACTCGGTGACATCATGTACAAGTACGTGTCCATCGAACGCGATAACAACGGCCTCAAACAGTGCATGAAAGAACTCCATGCCCTGCTCAAACGTTGGGACAACATCGGTGTTACGGACCATGGCAACTGGGCAAACCAGGAAGCTATGTTCGTTCGTCAGCTCCGCAACATGATCATCTATGCTATGGCCATCACCAAGTCCGCTCTGCAGCGTGACGAAAGCCGTGGCGCTCATGCCAAGATTGTGCTCAAATCCGACTACGATTCCTGGGATGCAGCTAAGAAGCAGGCCTTCGATGAAAAGAATGGCAAATACCATTTCGATGCTGAGACTGGCCGTGCCATGACTGACGATGGCAATGATGATTTGCTGTTCTTTGGCCGTGATGATGAGAAATTCATGCGTACCACGGTGGTATCTTTTGACGCTGCCAACAGTGAACCGGAAGTTTCCTATCGTGAATTTGAACACTCTCTCATTAAGCCGCGTCTGCGTAACTACGCTGTAGCTAAGAAAGAGTAA
- a CDS encoding Bax inhibitor-1/YccA family membrane protein produces the protein MENPMLGKVQDLSRGAFMTEAASYSGIAMKEILMVLLVAASAFATMISGYATMVTTVVACVGCLIMTFIVSFKPGTAGFISPLFAIFEGASIAMLSMVAEAFLPGVIIQAVMLTFTIAIAAALVFSQGWITVDGKFIKGVTIALIGLLLSYLLRFVLAHFFAVDFGFMEGGLIGVGISLLIIAIATACLFIDYQQIQEAVAQGLPKDYEWYCAFSLLITLVWLYVRCIDLLLTISNMGDD, from the coding sequence ATGGAAAATCCTATGCTCGGTAAAGTACAAGACCTTAGCCGTGGGGCTTTCATGACCGAAGCAGCCAGCTATTCCGGTATTGCCATGAAGGAAATCCTCATGGTGCTGCTCGTAGCAGCTTCGGCTTTTGCCACCATGATCAGCGGCTATGCCACCATGGTTACAACGGTAGTCGCCTGTGTGGGCTGCCTGATTATGACCTTTATCGTGAGCTTCAAGCCGGGGACGGCAGGTTTTATCTCCCCGCTGTTCGCTATCTTTGAAGGTGCTTCCATTGCTATGCTGTCCATGGTTGCAGAAGCCTTCTTGCCCGGTGTAATCATCCAGGCAGTAATGCTTACCTTCACCATCGCCATCGCCGCTGCTTTGGTATTCAGCCAGGGATGGATTACAGTAGATGGCAAGTTCATCAAGGGCGTTACCATTGCTTTAATCGGCCTGTTGCTCAGCTATCTGCTGCGCTTTGTCCTGGCCCATTTCTTTGCTGTGGATTTTGGCTTCATGGAAGGCGGTCTGATTGGCGTTGGCATCAGCCTTTTGATTATCGCCATTGCCACCGCCTGCCTGTTCATTGATTACCAGCAGATTCAGGAAGCAGTAGCCCAGGGCCTGCCCAAGGACTACGAATGGTACTGTGCGTTCTCCCTGCTGATTACGCTGGTCTGGCTCTATGTGCGCTGCATTGACCTCCTGCTGACCATCAGCAATATGGGTGATGACTAA
- the sdhB gene encoding succinate dehydrogenase iron-sulfur subunit encodes MAEQKKVRFVIERQDGPDSAPYTQEFDVDYRPGLNVVAALMEIQKNPVTVDGKKVAPVVWECNCLEKVCGACMMVINGKARQACCSLIDNLEQPIRLQPARTFPVIRDLLIDRSVMFESLKRIQGWVEVDGTWEVKDAPIQNPYTAQTAYEISHCMTCGCCMEACPNVGPQSDFIGPSPTVQAYLFNLHPLGKFDAPKRLNALMEKGGITSCGNSQNCVQACPKNIKLTTYLAQLNRDVNKQALKNIFNH; translated from the coding sequence ATGGCAGAACAGAAAAAAGTCAGATTCGTAATCGAGCGTCAGGATGGCCCGGATTCGGCCCCCTATACGCAAGAATTCGATGTAGATTACCGTCCGGGCCTCAACGTTGTTGCCGCCCTGATGGAAATTCAGAAGAACCCGGTCACCGTTGACGGCAAGAAAGTTGCTCCTGTTGTTTGGGAATGCAACTGCCTGGAAAAAGTTTGCGGTGCCTGCATGATGGTTATCAACGGCAAAGCTCGTCAGGCTTGCTGCTCCCTGATTGACAATCTGGAACAGCCCATCCGCCTGCAGCCGGCTCGTACGTTCCCGGTTATCCGTGACCTCTTAATCGACCGCTCTGTTATGTTTGAAAGCCTCAAACGCATTCAGGGCTGGGTTGAAGTTGACGGCACCTGGGAAGTTAAGGATGCTCCGATTCAGAACCCGTACACCGCACAGACGGCTTACGAGATTTCTCACTGCATGACCTGCGGCTGCTGCATGGAAGCATGCCCGAACGTAGGTCCGCAGTCCGACTTCATCGGCCCGTCCCCGACGGTTCAGGCATATCTCTTCAACCTGCATCCGCTGGGAAAATTCGACGCTCCGAAGCGCCTGAATGCCCTGATGGAAAAAGGCGGCATCACCAGCTGCGGCAACAGCCAGAACTGCGTACAGGCCTGCCCGAAGAACATCAAGCTCACGACTTATCTCGCACAGCTTAACCGCGATGTGAATAAGCAGGCTCTGAAGAATATCTTCAACCACTAA